A part of Nesterenkonia lutea genomic DNA contains:
- the rsmH gene encoding 16S rRNA (cytosine(1402)-N(4))-methyltransferase RsmH codes for MAEREAADRHVPVMRDRCIRLLSLGAENIRAAGHRPVIIDATLGMGGHAEALLAAEPQVSVLGLDRDPQAHELAAARLAPYGDRFRGIHTVYDRVDEVAAEELAADQRVAGVLLDLGVSSLQLDEASRGFAYSYDAPLDMRMDASEDSPDESVAELLARIEVRELSQILREYGEERFAGRIAKAIVTRRESQPFTSTADLAAVVDRAVPAASKRTGGHPAKRTFQALRIAVNEELEVLRRTIPHAMDAVAPGGRIVAMSYHSLEDRIVKQAFARRTKSSAPTGLPVELEEHKPTFTSLTRGAELPDETEIAENPRAASAKLRAVEKLMITRRTQA; via the coding sequence ATGGCAGAACGAGAGGCAGCTGACCGGCACGTTCCGGTGATGCGAGATCGCTGCATCCGACTGCTGTCGCTCGGAGCGGAGAACATCCGCGCCGCCGGACACCGCCCGGTGATCATTGACGCGACGCTGGGCATGGGTGGACACGCGGAGGCTCTGCTCGCGGCTGAACCACAGGTCAGCGTGCTCGGCCTGGATCGTGATCCGCAGGCCCATGAGCTCGCGGCCGCACGGCTGGCCCCCTACGGCGACCGCTTTCGCGGCATCCACACGGTCTATGACCGGGTGGACGAGGTCGCCGCTGAGGAGCTCGCAGCGGACCAGCGGGTGGCGGGGGTGCTCCTGGACCTGGGTGTCTCCTCGCTTCAGCTGGATGAGGCCTCCCGCGGCTTCGCGTATTCCTATGACGCCCCGCTCGATATGCGCATGGACGCCTCGGAGGACTCCCCGGATGAGTCCGTGGCGGAGCTGCTGGCACGCATCGAAGTTCGCGAGCTCAGCCAGATCCTTCGTGAGTACGGCGAGGAGCGCTTCGCCGGACGCATCGCCAAAGCCATCGTCACCCGCCGGGAGAGTCAGCCGTTCACCTCCACGGCGGACCTCGCCGCCGTGGTCGATCGTGCTGTTCCTGCGGCCTCGAAGCGCACCGGAGGGCACCCCGCCAAGCGGACCTTCCAGGCGCTGCGCATCGCGGTCAACGAGGAGCTCGAGGTCCTGCGCCGCACCATCCCGCACGCGATGGACGCTGTCGCTCCGGGGGGACGGATCGTCGCGATGAGCTACCACTCCCTGGAAGATCGCATCGTCAAGCAGGCCTTCGCACGCCGGACGAAGTCCTCCGCGCCGACAGGCCTGCCGGTGGAGCTGGAGGAGCACAAGCCCACGTTCACCTCGCTGACCCGAGGCGCCGAGCTTCCCGATGAGACCGAGATCGCCGAGAACCCCCGTGCCGCCTCCGCCAAGCTGCGCGCCGTCGAGAAGCTCATGATCACCAGGAGGACTCAGGCATGA
- the murD gene encoding UDP-N-acetylmuramoyl-L-alanine--D-glutamate ligase, producing the protein MGDLPVTSEFPGADAQGADPHGSAESARQPRVRPELRGWDAAWSGLRAVVTGLGVSGFAAADTLAELGARVVVVDGADGRKKRRDAETLRLVGVEDIRLGQEHLSELPLVDGAVAELVVTSPGWRPDSALIAAARAQSIPVWSEVELAWRLGPRPGAKQPQWLVLTGTNGKTTTATLLESMLIAEGRRAIACGNIGVPVLDAIRDPEGYDSLAVELSSFQLEYTELLSPLASAVLNIAEDHVDWHGSFDAYCAAKAKIFENTQVACVYNADQRLTEEMVAAADVQEGCRAIGFTTGSPGLSMLGVVDDLLVDRAFLEDRRHRALELASLQDFGPLAPQHLVANALAAAALARAAGVAPEAIRQAITDYEAGDHRIQPVAKADDVLWINDSKATNPHAAAASLRSFTDVIWIAGGLPKGVVYDELIAEIAPRLRQVILIGTDSSQLRSSLERHAPGVPVIGGRLREDEHSTEIEAALAGTDGVCAMRAAVTEAAKVLAPQHTVLMAPAAASMDQFVSYAARGEAFIAAVAELMND; encoded by the coding sequence ATGGGTGATCTTCCAGTGACCTCCGAGTTCCCCGGGGCCGACGCACAGGGGGCCGACCCGCACGGGAGCGCTGAGTCCGCACGGCAGCCGCGGGTCCGCCCCGAGCTTCGGGGCTGGGACGCGGCCTGGTCCGGTCTGCGCGCCGTGGTCACCGGCCTCGGCGTCTCCGGCTTCGCCGCCGCAGATACGCTGGCGGAGCTGGGCGCCCGGGTCGTCGTCGTCGACGGAGCCGATGGTCGGAAGAAGCGCCGAGACGCCGAGACCCTGCGACTCGTCGGCGTGGAGGACATCCGTCTGGGCCAGGAGCACCTGAGTGAGCTCCCGCTCGTCGACGGCGCCGTCGCGGAGCTCGTCGTCACCTCACCCGGCTGGCGGCCCGACTCCGCGCTGATCGCAGCCGCGCGCGCACAATCGATCCCGGTGTGGTCCGAGGTCGAGCTGGCCTGGCGCCTCGGACCTCGACCGGGGGCGAAGCAGCCTCAGTGGCTGGTGCTCACCGGCACCAACGGCAAGACCACCACGGCCACGCTGCTGGAGTCGATGCTGATCGCTGAAGGCCGCCGCGCGATCGCCTGCGGCAACATCGGAGTCCCGGTGCTCGACGCGATCCGTGATCCGGAGGGCTACGACAGTCTCGCCGTGGAGCTCTCCAGCTTCCAGCTCGAGTACACCGAGCTGCTCTCCCCGCTGGCCTCCGCCGTGCTGAACATCGCCGAGGACCATGTGGACTGGCACGGAAGCTTCGACGCGTACTGTGCCGCCAAGGCGAAGATCTTCGAGAACACCCAGGTGGCCTGCGTCTACAACGCGGACCAGCGCCTCACCGAGGAGATGGTCGCCGCGGCCGATGTCCAGGAGGGCTGCCGGGCCATCGGTTTCACCACCGGGTCCCCGGGACTCTCCATGCTCGGCGTGGTCGATGACCTGCTGGTGGATCGGGCCTTCCTCGAGGATCGCCGCCACCGGGCGCTGGAGCTCGCCTCGCTGCAGGACTTCGGGCCGCTGGCTCCCCAGCACCTGGTCGCCAATGCGCTGGCCGCCGCGGCGCTGGCTCGAGCAGCAGGGGTTGCGCCGGAAGCGATTCGCCAGGCGATCACCGACTACGAGGCCGGAGACCATCGGATCCAGCCGGTGGCCAAGGCCGACGACGTGCTGTGGATCAACGACTCCAAGGCCACCAACCCCCATGCCGCAGCCGCCTCGCTGCGCAGCTTCACCGATGTCATCTGGATCGCGGGCGGACTGCCCAAGGGCGTGGTCTACGACGAGCTCATCGCCGAGATCGCTCCGCGGCTGCGTCAGGTCATCCTCATCGGCACCGACTCCTCCCAGCTGAGGTCCAGCCTCGAGCGACACGCGCCGGGAGTCCCGGTGATCGGTGGACGCTTGCGAGAGGATGAGCACAGCACCGAGATCGAGGCCGCACTGGCCGGCACGGACGGCGTCTGCGCCATGCGCGCGGCGGTCACCGAGGCCGCGAAGGTGCTGGCACCGCAGCACACGGTCCTGATGGCGCCGGCGGCGGCATCGATGGACCAGTTCGTCTCCTATGCGGCACGAGGCGAAGCCTTCATCGCCGCCGTGGCCGAACTGATGAACGACTGA
- the mraZ gene encoding division/cell wall cluster transcriptional repressor MraZ, whose product MFLGTYTPRMDEKARLILPAKYREELANGLVLTRGQERCIYVFSTEEFKNVHDQMRQAPLTSRQARDYIRVFLSGASDEIPDKQGRVTIPAALREYAGLDRDVTVIGAGDRAEIWDTTAWNSYLEAKESEFSSTDGEAIPGLF is encoded by the coding sequence ATGTTCTTGGGCACATACACGCCTCGCATGGATGAGAAGGCTCGCTTGATCCTTCCCGCGAAGTACCGCGAGGAACTGGCCAACGGTCTGGTCCTCACTCGTGGGCAGGAGCGCTGCATCTACGTGTTCAGCACAGAAGAGTTCAAGAATGTGCACGACCAGATGCGCCAGGCTCCTTTGACCTCTCGCCAGGCACGGGACTACATCCGCGTCTTCCTCTCCGGAGCCTCTGATGAGATTCCGGACAAGCAGGGCCGGGTCACCATCCCGGCCGCGCTGCGGGAGTACGCGGGGCTGGACCGCGATGTCACCGTGATCGGTGCGGGAGACCGCGCTGAGATCTGGGACACCACGGCCTGGAACTCGTACCTGGAGGCCAAGGAGTCGGAATTCTCATCCACCGATGGGGAAGCCATTCCCGGCCTCTTCTGA
- the ftsW gene encoding putative lipid II flippase FtsW: MDKRRPRVPASPEGTRPRLRVVEAAAPKETGPPASAPPQTDDAQGEGTSGRRWKAARSTSRRNRIQRFWQFAEEGNPYTTFWLLLGSALALTVFGLVMVLSATAVESVGTEAGAYGVFLRQATWAGIGLVGMFLVAVMPRGWLKKLAWPAMALGVLGLALVLTPLGYEVQGNRNWIAIGPINGQPSELAKIALCLWTGLVLARKGPKVRELQHTIVPVIMPGAALIFAFILWGRDLGTALVFGFFLAAMLFVSGTKARYFIAAGITGVVGAVLLALMSPNRTVRIQAWLGINDACSLPQDFCYQSEQGLYALASGGFWGVGLGQSRQKWNYIPEAENDFIFTILGEELGLLGALTVLLLFAALALGMFRVASRSSETWVKITTVGIMAWVIGQTFINLAMVTGLLPVIGVPLPFISYGGSALTANLVAVGVVMNFAQTQRLEARERAQSAQGAPAKRAKGAKSSKGSGVNSRRKPATV, translated from the coding sequence ATGGACAAGCGGAGACCTCGCGTCCCAGCCTCCCCCGAAGGCACCAGACCACGCCTGCGCGTGGTGGAGGCAGCCGCCCCGAAGGAGACCGGGCCCCCAGCGTCCGCGCCGCCGCAGACCGATGATGCTCAGGGCGAGGGCACGAGCGGACGCCGCTGGAAGGCCGCGCGCTCGACCTCCCGCCGGAACCGGATCCAGCGCTTCTGGCAGTTCGCCGAGGAGGGGAACCCCTACACCACGTTCTGGCTGCTGCTGGGCTCGGCCCTGGCGCTGACCGTCTTCGGACTGGTCATGGTGCTCTCGGCCACCGCCGTGGAGTCCGTGGGCACCGAGGCCGGCGCCTACGGCGTGTTCCTGCGCCAGGCCACCTGGGCCGGCATCGGCCTGGTCGGGATGTTCCTGGTGGCGGTGATGCCGCGCGGATGGCTCAAGAAGCTCGCCTGGCCCGCCATGGCGCTCGGTGTGCTGGGCCTGGCGCTGGTGCTGACCCCGCTGGGCTACGAGGTCCAGGGCAACCGGAACTGGATCGCAATCGGTCCCATCAACGGGCAGCCCTCGGAGCTGGCCAAGATCGCGCTGTGCCTCTGGACCGGGCTGGTGCTCGCGCGCAAGGGACCGAAGGTCCGGGAGCTGCAGCACACCATCGTTCCGGTGATCATGCCCGGAGCAGCTCTGATCTTCGCCTTCATCCTCTGGGGCCGTGACCTGGGCACCGCCCTGGTCTTCGGCTTCTTCCTCGCGGCCATGCTCTTCGTCTCCGGGACCAAGGCTCGCTATTTCATCGCCGCCGGGATCACCGGCGTCGTGGGTGCGGTGCTGCTCGCGCTGATGAGCCCCAACCGGACGGTGCGCATCCAGGCCTGGCTCGGCATCAACGACGCCTGCAGCCTGCCCCAGGACTTCTGCTACCAGTCCGAGCAGGGGCTCTACGCGCTGGCCTCGGGCGGATTCTGGGGGGTGGGCCTCGGCCAGTCCCGGCAGAAGTGGAACTACATCCCCGAGGCGGAGAACGACTTCATCTTCACGATCCTGGGAGAGGAGCTCGGCCTGCTCGGCGCGCTGACCGTGCTGCTGCTCTTCGCGGCACTGGCCCTGGGCATGTTCCGCGTGGCCTCCCGCTCCTCGGAGACCTGGGTGAAGATCACCACCGTGGGCATCATGGCCTGGGTCATCGGCCAGACCTTCATCAACCTCGCCATGGTCACCGGACTGCTGCCGGTGATCGGTGTGCCCCTGCCCTTCATCTCCTACGGCGGCTCGGCGCTGACTGCGAACCTCGTCGCCGTCGGCGTGGTGATGAACTTCGCGCAGACCCAGCGGCTCGAGGCCCGAGAGCGCGCGCAGAGCGCCCAGGGCGCCCCCGCGAAGCGCGCCAAGGGTGCGAAGAGCTCCAAGGGCTCCGGCGTGAACTCGCGCCGGAAACCTGCAACAGTATGA
- a CDS encoding UDP-N-acetylmuramoyl-tripeptide--D-alanyl-D-alanine ligase, with protein MIELSAHEIAQITAGTLRGIAEASAVTVTHADTDSRAMRPGALFIAKPGETTDGHRFIDDALEAGAALVLAERATVDAAGAPHPAVIVEDVVESMGRLAAAILDRIRAHSPTTVIGITGSAGKTTTKDLLKSLLEPEGPTVAPQGSYNGEVGVPLTIFTAELDTRYLVVEMGADAPGNIRDLARMVRPDIGAVLMVGSAHAGKFGGADKIAAVKQELVEEIPASGHVVLNRDDSQVSGMAQLAQAPITWFSSTQPGAHPDQLSAQELSLDSEGHPRFTLSFTETREEFPIVSGLTGAHHVSNLLAAAACALRAGIAPERIAARLDGLGPISRWRMERTERADGVTLINDAYNANPESMREALRTLAMISRPGEGRPARRSVAVLGAMLELGDVSIPKHTQLGETVVRLNIDKTLVVGDEAYSLYRGAIAEGSWGSEVHWVATVEEAEAYLDQELAPGDIVLFKSSNGAGLRLLGDRIAAKGGTQ; from the coding sequence ATGATCGAGCTGTCAGCCCACGAGATAGCCCAGATCACTGCGGGAACCCTTCGCGGCATCGCGGAGGCCTCCGCCGTGACGGTCACCCACGCAGACACGGATTCCCGCGCCATGCGACCCGGCGCGCTGTTCATCGCGAAGCCGGGGGAGACCACCGACGGGCACCGCTTCATCGATGACGCACTCGAGGCCGGCGCCGCGCTGGTGCTGGCGGAGCGTGCCACCGTCGACGCCGCGGGGGCGCCTCACCCGGCCGTCATCGTCGAGGACGTCGTGGAATCGATGGGCCGGCTCGCCGCCGCGATCCTTGACCGCATCCGCGCGCATTCACCCACCACCGTCATCGGGATCACCGGGTCCGCAGGAAAGACCACCACCAAAGACCTGCTGAAGTCCCTGCTCGAGCCGGAGGGTCCGACCGTGGCACCGCAGGGCTCCTACAACGGCGAGGTCGGGGTCCCGCTGACCATCTTCACCGCAGAGCTGGACACCCGCTACCTCGTCGTGGAGATGGGCGCCGACGCGCCCGGCAACATCCGCGATCTCGCACGCATGGTCCGCCCCGACATCGGAGCGGTGCTGATGGTCGGATCCGCCCACGCCGGCAAGTTCGGCGGCGCAGACAAGATCGCAGCGGTCAAGCAGGAACTGGTCGAAGAGATCCCCGCCTCGGGGCACGTCGTGCTCAACCGCGATGATTCCCAGGTCTCCGGGATGGCTCAGCTGGCCCAGGCTCCCATCACCTGGTTCTCCAGCACACAGCCCGGTGCGCACCCCGACCAGCTCAGCGCCCAGGAGCTGAGCCTCGATTCCGAGGGCCACCCCCGCTTCACGCTGAGCTTCACCGAGACCCGGGAGGAGTTTCCCATCGTCTCGGGACTCACAGGAGCACACCACGTCTCCAACCTGCTGGCGGCCGCGGCCTGCGCGCTGCGGGCCGGGATCGCCCCGGAGCGCATCGCCGCACGGCTCGACGGGCTGGGTCCGATCAGCCGGTGGAGGATGGAGCGCACCGAACGCGCCGACGGCGTGACCCTGATCAATGACGCCTACAACGCCAACCCCGAGTCGATGCGCGAGGCGCTGCGCACGCTGGCCATGATCAGCAGGCCCGGAGAGGGACGGCCGGCGCGACGCTCGGTCGCCGTGCTCGGCGCCATGCTCGAGCTCGGCGACGTCTCGATCCCCAAGCACACTCAGCTCGGCGAGACCGTGGTGCGACTGAACATCGACAAGACCCTCGTCGTCGGTGATGAGGCCTACTCGCTCTACCGCGGAGCCATCGCCGAAGGCAGCTGGGGCTCAGAGGTCCACTGGGTGGCCACCGTCGAGGAGGCGGAGGCCTATCTGGACCAGGAGCTGGCCCCGGGCGACATCGTGCTCTTCAAATCCTCCAACGGCGCAGGGCTTAGACTCCTCGGTGACCGGATCGCCGCGAAGGGAGGAACCCAGTGA
- the mraY gene encoding phospho-N-acetylmuramoyl-pentapeptide-transferase, with protein sequence MIAVVIGAVLGLGLTLAGTPLFIRFLVKRGYGQFIRDDGPTTHHVKRGTPTMGGAVILMAVLVAYFVTHLLLSFTGDNPGPTVSGLLLLLLMVGMGIVGFADDFAKISKKQSLGLTPWRKITGQGVIGILFGVLALNFADSDGLTPASTKISFVRETVIDLAFAGPIIGVILFVLWANLIVTATTNGVNLTDGLDGLATAATAMVTAAYTIISIWQYNQSCGGSSAIAGVCYQVRDPMDMAMIAASITGALIGFLWWNTSPAKIFMGDTGSLALGGALAGFAILTHTQLLFVILGGLFVLIALSVIIQVGYFKLSGGKRVFLMAPLQHHFELKGWAEVTVVVRFWIIGALAVGIGLAVFYGEWVIFQ encoded by the coding sequence GTGATCGCTGTAGTCATCGGTGCAGTCCTGGGCCTGGGCCTCACCCTCGCCGGAACGCCGCTGTTCATCCGTTTCCTGGTCAAGCGGGGGTACGGCCAGTTCATCCGGGACGACGGCCCCACCACTCATCACGTCAAGCGGGGCACCCCCACGATGGGCGGGGCCGTGATCCTGATGGCGGTGCTGGTCGCCTACTTCGTGACGCATCTGCTGCTCAGCTTCACCGGGGACAATCCGGGCCCGACCGTCTCGGGACTGCTCCTGCTGCTGCTCATGGTGGGCATGGGGATCGTCGGCTTCGCCGATGACTTCGCGAAGATCAGCAAGAAGCAGTCACTCGGGCTGACCCCCTGGCGGAAGATCACCGGACAGGGCGTCATCGGGATCCTCTTCGGGGTGCTGGCGCTGAACTTCGCAGACTCCGACGGGCTGACCCCCGCCTCCACCAAGATCTCCTTCGTCCGCGAGACCGTGATCGACCTCGCCTTCGCCGGCCCGATCATCGGCGTGATCCTCTTCGTGCTCTGGGCCAATCTGATCGTCACCGCGACCACCAACGGGGTGAATCTCACTGACGGTCTGGACGGGCTCGCCACGGCGGCCACGGCCATGGTCACCGCGGCCTATACGATCATCTCCATCTGGCAGTACAACCAGTCCTGCGGCGGCTCCAGCGCGATCGCGGGCGTCTGCTATCAGGTGCGTGACCCCATGGACATGGCGATGATCGCCGCAAGCATCACCGGCGCGCTGATCGGCTTCCTCTGGTGGAACACCTCACCGGCAAAGATCTTCATGGGCGACACCGGATCGCTGGCCCTCGGCGGCGCACTGGCAGGCTTCGCGATCCTGACCCACACCCAGCTGCTGTTCGTCATCCTGGGCGGGCTCTTCGTGCTGATCGCGCTCTCGGTGATCATCCAGGTCGGCTACTTCAAGCTCTCCGGGGGAAAGCGCGTCTTCCTGATGGCTCCGCTGCAGCACCATTTCGAGCTCAAGGGCTGGGCCGAGGTCACCGTGGTGGTCAGATTCTGGATCATCGGCGCCCTGGCCGTGGGCATCGGCCTGGCCGTGTTCTACGGTGAATGGGTGATCTTCCAGTGA
- a CDS encoding peptidoglycan D,D-transpeptidase FtsI family protein, producing MAAAQKKRADRVLSFRMRIGLTMILVMLLVLGGRLFHVQGLDPAGHAQAAVSERLRSTPLPAHRGDILDAQGRVLATSVDRYDIVADQQVVDDFVRIDEATGLREEVPVETGIAELSEILDIAPEELSESIIGESRYSVVTRSLTPEQSQAATDVGIPGLYAEPVAERSYPSGAVAGSIIGFMGSEGPLEGIEAAQDEALRGTDGERIFEVGGDGIRIPIATFEELPAEDGQDIRLTIDQDLQWFAQEAIAEKAHQYNAAWGNATVVDLKSGEILATADSETVDPSDPGAGDELFRRPLALTQAFEPGSTGKAITFATALEEGTLNPTDGFEVDNSYEEDGQTITDATDHPTLDMTAAGIFARSYNTGTVMIGSEVPEDTRYEYMQKVGLGEPIDIGVGAETSGVLRPPEEWDARQHLTTQFGQGYTTSVLHNLQTFQAITNGGVSKPLRVVDSYIDADGTEHPVETEAEERVFSAETSEEMLRMFEGVVEYGTGSDAAIPGYRVGGKTGIAEAAGAGGGFDGHTQSFIGVAPLDDPQYLVSITVHRPQGYWRDWQVTDTFREIMSYVLSSYDVAPEGAKSRAYDGFTGENQDQPW from the coding sequence ATGGCAGCCGCCCAGAAGAAACGCGCAGACCGAGTTCTCTCCTTCCGCATGCGCATCGGTCTGACCATGATTCTGGTGATGCTGCTGGTCCTCGGCGGCAGACTCTTCCACGTGCAGGGTCTGGACCCTGCCGGCCACGCTCAGGCCGCGGTCTCCGAGCGGCTGCGCAGCACTCCGCTTCCCGCCCACCGCGGAGACATCCTCGACGCGCAGGGCCGCGTGCTTGCCACCTCCGTGGACCGCTATGACATCGTCGCCGACCAGCAGGTGGTCGATGACTTCGTGCGAATCGACGAGGCCACAGGGCTCCGCGAGGAGGTCCCCGTGGAGACGGGGATCGCCGAACTCAGCGAGATCCTGGACATCGCACCTGAGGAGCTCTCCGAGAGCATCATCGGGGAGAGCCGCTACTCCGTGGTCACGCGGTCCCTGACACCTGAACAGAGCCAGGCGGCCACCGATGTGGGCATCCCCGGTCTCTATGCCGAGCCTGTGGCCGAGCGCAGCTACCCCTCTGGGGCGGTGGCCGGCTCCATCATCGGCTTCATGGGCTCCGAGGGCCCGCTCGAGGGCATCGAAGCCGCGCAGGACGAGGCGCTGCGCGGCACGGACGGAGAACGGATCTTCGAGGTCGGCGGCGACGGCATCCGCATCCCGATCGCCACCTTCGAGGAGCTCCCTGCGGAAGACGGACAGGACATCCGCCTGACCATCGACCAGGACCTCCAGTGGTTCGCCCAAGAGGCCATCGCGGAGAAGGCCCATCAGTACAACGCCGCCTGGGGCAATGCCACAGTGGTGGACCTGAAGTCCGGCGAGATCCTGGCGACGGCCGACTCCGAGACCGTGGACCCTTCCGACCCCGGAGCCGGCGATGAGCTGTTCCGCCGCCCGCTGGCGCTGACCCAGGCCTTCGAGCCCGGCTCCACCGGCAAGGCCATCACCTTCGCCACGGCGCTGGAGGAGGGCACGCTCAATCCCACTGACGGCTTCGAGGTGGACAACAGTTACGAGGAGGATGGGCAGACGATCACCGACGCCACGGATCATCCCACTCTGGACATGACCGCGGCCGGGATCTTCGCGCGCTCTTACAACACCGGCACCGTGATGATCGGCAGCGAGGTCCCCGAGGACACGCGGTACGAGTACATGCAGAAGGTCGGCCTCGGCGAGCCCATCGACATCGGAGTCGGCGCGGAGACCAGCGGGGTGCTGCGACCTCCCGAGGAGTGGGACGCGCGCCAGCACCTGACCACACAGTTCGGTCAGGGCTACACGACCTCGGTGCTGCACAACCTGCAGACCTTCCAGGCCATCACGAACGGAGGGGTCAGCAAGCCGCTGCGCGTGGTGGACTCCTACATCGATGCCGACGGCACCGAGCACCCGGTCGAGACCGAAGCGGAGGAGAGGGTCTTCTCTGCGGAGACCTCGGAAGAGATGCTGCGCATGTTCGAAGGGGTCGTGGAGTACGGCACCGGATCCGATGCCGCGATCCCCGGGTACCGGGTGGGCGGCAAGACCGGCATCGCGGAGGCGGCCGGTGCCGGCGGCGGCTTCGACGGCCACACGCAGTCCTTCATCGGCGTGGCTCCGCTGGATGACCCCCAGTACCTGGTCTCGATCACGGTCCATCGGCCTCAGGGGTACTGGCGGGACTGGCAGGTCACCGACACGTTCCGTGAGATCATGTCCTACGTGCTTAGCAGTTATGACGTCGCGCCCGAAGGGGCGAAGAGCAGAGCCTATGACGGCTTCACCGGCGAGAACCAGGACCAGCCCTGGTGA
- a CDS encoding Mur ligase family protein translates to MSGDAAALSVAQQDRVFRPHGVVGASVEELVAELRSTGYDPLVSPVSREADEIRLTGAAMDPQAVGPGDLFVAVSGARAHGADFIATALASGAAAVLTDGDGAEKIREAIGYRTPVIEVTRVRDAAGPSAALIYGNTATSGPALFGVTGTNGKTTTTYFLRSLLDAVLDSHDQATGLIGTIEIAAGSETIPSKMTTPEAVQLHSLMALFRESGITAAAMEVSSHAISYQRTSGLFFNVAGFTNLTQDHLDLHGSMEGYFEAKAALFARSRTRSSVIIVDDPWGLQMAEAATGHVVRLATDDDPAAEADWIVTEVSAEALGSRFTLHSRRTGELIRCRTGLPGRFNVSNAALAAVMVLTAQERAELAFSRAEIISALEQADPFTISVPGRMQVIGTAPAAIVDFAHNPDAMIRTLEAAATASQGRTILVIGAAGERDITKRPLMGAIAVRMADHVIISDDDPHGEDPAQIRSALMEGARAALQDEALATRLEEISPRLDAITRAVELAEPRDTIILAGRGHEVHQDFAGTKHPIDDRVELARALRGRGYPTAPDAPDTPVAARPAATPRRDSTPEGGSAA, encoded by the coding sequence GTGAGCGGAGATGCCGCAGCGCTCAGTGTGGCCCAGCAGGACAGGGTCTTCCGACCTCATGGAGTCGTCGGCGCCTCCGTGGAGGAGCTCGTCGCAGAGCTCAGGAGCACCGGCTATGACCCGCTGGTGTCTCCCGTGAGCCGAGAGGCCGACGAGATCCGGCTGACCGGGGCCGCCATGGACCCGCAGGCAGTGGGACCGGGGGACCTCTTCGTCGCGGTCTCAGGAGCGCGTGCGCACGGCGCGGACTTCATCGCCACTGCCCTGGCCTCAGGCGCGGCCGCTGTGCTGACCGACGGCGACGGTGCCGAGAAGATCCGCGAGGCCATCGGATACCGGACCCCGGTCATCGAGGTGACCCGGGTGCGCGACGCCGCGGGGCCCTCTGCCGCACTGATCTACGGCAACACGGCCACCTCGGGTCCAGCGCTGTTCGGCGTGACCGGCACCAACGGCAAGACGACGACGACCTACTTCCTGCGCTCCCTGCTCGACGCTGTGCTGGACTCCCATGACCAGGCCACCGGACTCATCGGCACGATCGAGATCGCTGCGGGGTCAGAGACCATCCCCTCGAAGATGACCACACCCGAGGCCGTGCAGCTGCACAGCCTGATGGCGCTGTTCCGAGAGAGCGGCATCACCGCCGCAGCCATGGAGGTCTCATCGCATGCCATCTCATACCAGCGCACCAGCGGACTGTTCTTCAACGTCGCCGGCTTCACGAACCTGACCCAGGACCACCTGGACCTCCATGGCTCCATGGAGGGCTACTTCGAGGCCAAGGCTGCCCTGTTCGCGCGCAGCCGCACGCGCAGCAGCGTGATCATCGTGGACGACCCCTGGGGACTGCAGATGGCCGAGGCCGCAACCGGCCACGTGGTCAGGCTCGCCACCGACGACGACCCCGCCGCCGAAGCAGACTGGATCGTCACCGAGGTCTCCGCCGAGGCCCTGGGCAGCCGCTTCACGCTGCACAGTCGCCGCACCGGGGAGCTCATCCGCTGTCGGACCGGTCTGCCGGGCCGCTTCAACGTCTCCAACGCCGCGCTCGCCGCCGTGATGGTGCTGACCGCCCAAGAGAGGGCGGAGCTGGCCTTCAGCCGCGCCGAGATCATCTCCGCCCTGGAGCAGGCGGACCCCTTCACGATCAGTGTTCCCGGACGGATGCAGGTCATCGGCACCGCTCCGGCCGCGATCGTGGACTTCGCCCACAACCCCGATGCCATGATCCGCACCCTGGAGGCCGCCGCCACCGCCTCGCAGGGCAGGACCATCCTGGTCATCGGAGCAGCCGGCGAGCGGGACATCACCAAACGGCCCCTGATGGGGGCCATCGCGGTGCGGATGGCCGACCATGTCATCATCAGCGACGACGATCCGCACGGCGAGGACCCCGCGCAGATCCGTTCCGCGCTCATGGAGGGCGCCCGCGCCGCCCTTCAGGACGAGGCACTGGCGACCAGGCTGGAGGAGATCTCTCCTCGCCTGGACGCGATCACCCGTGCTGTGGAGCTCGCGGAGCCCCGGGACACGATCATCCTTGCCGGTCGCGGCCATGAGGTGCACCAGGACTTCGCCGGCACCAAGCATCCGATCGACGACCGGGTGGAGCTGGCCCGGGCGCTGCGCGGACGCGGCTACCCCACAGCACCGGATGCCCCAGACACCCCCGTCGCCGCCCGTCCCGCGGCGACGCCCCGAAGAGACTCCACGCCAGAAGGAGGCAGCGCCGCATGA